From Daucus carota subsp. sativus chromosome 6, DH1 v3.0, whole genome shotgun sequence:
ttccataTCTTTTGCAGCACCGATAACCAAAGTGTTGATCGTGCATATCGTATTGGACAAAAGAAGGATGTTCTAGTGTATCGATTGATGACTTGTGGAACTGTTGAagaaaagatatatagaaaGCAGGTAGTTTTTTTTAGATATGACTTTACTTGGTTAAGTTTTATGTTAACTTATATTCTGGTGATGCCATATTATGTCAATAAACTGTATGTTTTTTTTCTGATATTAAATTATGGGTTGTGGCGGGGATGTGGGTTTCACCCAAGGACTGCTCATATGACTTTACTTGGGTTAAGTTTTATGTTGACTTGTGTTTTTGTGTTGCCATATTATATCAATAAACTGTATGCTTTCCTTTTGATATTCAATTTTGGGTGTGGTGGGAATGTGGGTTCGCCCCCAAGGGCTGTTGCCTGTTCATATGTATAGAGTATATTTGGTACTTTTTTCATTTACAAGGTACCAATAATTTATATCTTGTATGCCTCAAGAACCTGCTGTTTGTTGGGGCACACggtgattaaaaaaaaactgaaagtcAATTTATTTTTGGCAATACATGCAATAGTGTTCTCATTTATTTGTAACTGCCCTCTTATAACCATGTTTTGCTATTTTATGTGACATAGGTTTTTAAGGGGGGCTTGTTTAAAAGTGCAACTGAACACAAAGAACAAATTCGATATTTCAGTCAACAGGTACTTAACTAACGGATCCAAGTCATCTTGATCTCTATTGTTTACTTgaacaacacacacacacacactcacataAGACACACAGTCATGCATTTTTAAATTCATATCTTTGTTTATAACAAAATTGGATCTcttgacacacacacacacacatacatgtcATACTCACATATGAATATGTAAATTCACATCTTTGTTCTTAAGATATATGAATCAGTCAGActgttttctcttctttttttcctCCACTCAGTATATGTGTAAACATTTTTATGCAGGATCTTAGGGAGCTGTTCAGTATCCCTGAACAAGGTTTTGATGTTTCTCTCACTCAACAGCAGTTGCATGATGAGCACGATGGTCAGCTCAAAATGTAAAATCTTTTTTCATAAAGATGTTTATAGCTCTTTTTTGGTGATTTTTGTACCAGACCTgtagttttaacttttaaactACAATGCTAGTCACTGGGATTGGTATTTAAGTATTTTCATGAATATGCACTTAtctttttatatgtagtactgaTAATAAATCTACAGGGATGAGTCACTGGAAAAGCATTTAAAGTTCGTGGAGTCGCTCGGTATAGCTGGAGTTAGCCACCACAGTTTACTTTTCTCAAAGACAGCACCTGTAGCAGCAGTGCAAGAAGAGGAAATTACAAGGTGAGCCTTATGCATGTATACTTGCTAGAACATTATGATACACAGTAGTAAATGCAGTGGAGATTGTGTAAACGTGATTTCTGGTACTATATGTAAACAACTGTTTAACATCTATTTGTTCATCACCATTCAAATTAGGGGATGTCTGAAGTGAGAAATTTTGacattcaaattgtttgaaaGCCTAGAAATTCTTAAAACATTTGTGTTTTGTGAAGAAATCTTACGAGGGACATTGTCTCTCTTATCTGTAAAAACACTGATTTTTGATTGTATGTCTATGAAAGAATGAATATCTAGGTGAGGGAAACTTTAGATGAATCAGGGAAGGAGGAAAAGTTACTACTATTGTCTCCATCCTAATCGTTGTGTGGTGTGCAGGGTAAATCCTAATAGATTTGTGAGCAGCTCAGCCTCTTTCTCTTCAAATGAACGTGATATAGATGGGTAAAGCATATAGTGATTGTCAGTTTACTCCCTTCCACAATCATATTGCATTATTAGTTGGTATTAATTTGGAGACTTTTGTTTAAACAGTGCTAAGTATGCATTTAACCCAAAGGATGTTAAATTGCACACCAAAGTTTCTTCATCAAACAATTCATGTTCACCAAGTGAAAGGGATATTCAGGATAGGATCAAGAGGCTATCTCAAGTTTTCGCAAATAAGGTACTTCTTCTCTAAAAAATATCTGTTGGTGTTAAAAAACAAAACTGATTTACAATTGCTCGCTCGTTTTCCAAATTTTCCGAAGCAAGGGACTTCTTGTATGTGATGCATCATGCGAAAACAAAGACACCTTCCCCTTTAAGTCTGTTCAGAAGTTCATTCTGAATATTGTAACTTGAAATAATTCATGCCCAATCTTACCGACCTGTTAGTTCTTGAACTCTATGAAGGATTGTTCTGCAAATtcatgaaaacaaaacaaaactgtGAACACCAAACAACAGTAAAAGCTGGGCTAGTTGATATCTATGATTGCTTTCCCTCTGTGTCATtcctttttattttactttgcCTGGGATATAAACTTTGGCAAGTTATATTCTATATATTTATTGCATTATTAGTCTGGTTTGTAGCTTTAGCTAAATCATTGTCATTGGGATATGTATGCCGTAGAAGTGGTATCCCCTCCTTACAAAAAGCATGTAAAACTATTTTGATAAAGAGAACTTAATAGATTGATACTATTATACAACTCCTTACTATTTAATGCAATTGCGAAAATTTAGAACCAATAGCACACATCCTATAATTATCTGCTGCTTTGTTTGGTTTATACCCTTTCGCAGATATTGGCGTGTCCCTGAGATACCTTTATTCTTTTTTCCAGGTTATGATTTCCAACCTACCTGACAAGGGAGACAAGATAAGAAAGCAAATCGCTCAATTGCATTCGGAACTTGAAAATATTAGCTCGGAGgctagaaataaaaataatataatcgaTTTGGATGAAATATCAGGATaaatcattttcttcaactttagATATCTGATACTGACACAATTGGTGTTCATGATGATTTCATGTACAACTGAATTACGGGTGCAGTTGTTTTTCCAGACTTCCATTTTCACGAGCAGTGTAATTTTTCGGTCCATGTACTGCTCGGAGTCTGATAACacatttcaatattaatattttgttgatattgaaagcacaaatgACACTTATTATTCCTCATTGTTACGTGTATAACAAGTGTAGTTGGACACAACTGTACCTGGCCAGTTTTTGGTTCTCTGATCTAagtatctcttttttttttttggctcatTTCTCCGATACACTTCTCTTTTGGGGAATTAAGTATAAATTAACCTTGTTTTCATGCTCACTGGCTCAGTGCTCAGATACCCATATTTATGCTACCCTGCAGCAGCTTTAATGAAAGGTGCAACGTGTTGCAAGTGTTTTATGGTGGCAGTTTCGCGACAGTTCTGATTACAGATTCTAGCAATGGTGGTTGTAGTATGATGTTGAAGCTGTTTTGTGATGGAACCGAATTCTGAGCTGCTACTCACAAAACTGTTTCAGTATTTTTCATTTTGGCAATTTTCAGGTAATGTGGCCGGGAATCGTCCCAACTTCCTATTGTTTCCTTGTTTCGTAATTGTTTTGTTAGTTGTCAAATGTTTGCTGCCTCAAGTTAAAATAAAATGCTCGTGCAGACTTTCGCTCATTCGaagattttcttgatttttttgatgaTCCCATGCTACAAATATCTCAAACccgtttatatttatttaaaaatttataaattcttgACGTTGATATGTAACCAAAGAAAACAATTCTGTTTTGTATTGTATACACTACAGTATAATTATTTAATGAGATATTCTTACGTTACAATCGTACAAGTCATATGGGTCACATTAAGCTGTCAACTATTACTTATGGCCCAGGGGTGAAGGACCCGTAAGTTCATTCCAAGCGTCTTCTTCCAAAAGGGAAACTAAAAATACTTTTCACATTATTAATGTGGATGAAAAATGTATTAATaacgatttttttaataatctaaCCGTACGAATGAGTAGATACTATAGAATTGAGCAAATATAcgaattttcataaaattatataacttgCAACAATGAATTTATAAATCAGAAACCACATATATCGATAAGATATTAATATCCGTAAGATTTGATTAAAAAGTAAATCAGAATAGTAACAAAACTGAACTAActgataaattattaacataGAATTTGAGATAGTCTTTTCTCTTAAATTAAGAAAAACTACGTGTATAATATGAATGTTCTAATAGACATGCAattgatttgatatatatatatatatatatatatatatatattctattaattgagttataattttaaaatattagattttgaaatggaaaaaaaaatccaaattctTTTAAGTATTCAGGATGCACTTTTAAATAAGATATTCAATACCTCTCGGACCCAAACGAATATTAAGCCCGTAGATTAGTTCGACTAGCTAGCAGTGGCCAACACTCCTAAAGCCTAAAGTTTTCACCAAAACTCTAAAAGACTTAAAGCTTGATTTGATTCATCGGTTTATATTTGCATGTAAAAACATCTCATTTCTACGTGTCACCGACCGGCAAATCATGTCATGACTCATGAATACACCAGTGATTTCTTTGATTGCATGAGTTTACAATCGCGTTTGACTTAACTTATAAATAACTCGTAACCcggaaaatatacatatttttcggATTTAAGTAGCTTATAAGCTCGTCCAAACACTCATCAGTCATCACAGTCTATAGGAGTAAATAGAACTAGCTAGAGAATTTGTACAGCAAAAAATCATGGAGAACAAGGAAGCCGAAACTGATGCATCGCTTCACGAGACAGAAGTATCTGTACTTAGCCCCTCTACGAGAAAAATGTTACTCATAATAAGCTGCATATCCCTCTCCATAGGAAACTGCGGTGGTCCATTGATCATGCGCCTCTACTTCATCCACGGTGGCAACAGAATCTGGCTGTCAAGCTGGCTCATAACGGCCGGCTGGCCTTTGATTATCATTGTTCTCATCGCCGCCTTCTACCACCGTCGTGCCACCACGGGTGACTACACTAGCAAGCTCTTCAACATGAAGCTGCGCTTGATCCTCGCCTCTGCTGTCGTTGGTGGTCTCACCGGTGTGGATAACTACCTCTTCTCATATGGAATAGCTAAACTGCCTGTGTCCACATCAGCCCTAGTTATTGCATCTCAGCTTGCATTTACCGCAGGTTCTGCATTTATTTTTGTTACGTTAAGTTGAATAATACTCCttctgttttgttttataaGTCATTTTAGAAAATGTTActtgtttataaatatagttcgtTCTCTCTTTTCAAGAATAGTGGGGTTGTGTAATGACCATTTGTTAGTCTGCCCATATACACACTGACAACTATTTTTCACTTAGTGGAAGATTTTATTGGTAGAAATTTTTGCGGGTCATCTTTTTTACTAAGAATATTGTAGCCAATAAAAATCACCACCTAACTAAAAAGTGGTTTTGATGGGCACACGCTAGAAAATCCGTTTATTTATTAACAAATCCTTTTGTCATTGCAGGTTTTGCGTATTTACTAGTGAAGCAGAAATTCACTTCATTTTCGATTAACGCTGTTGTTCTGCTGACAATTGGATCCGGAGTACTAGCCCTGCACACGAGCAGCGACAGGCCGGAAGGAGAGTCGAAAAAAGAGTACATTCTAGGGTTTGTGCTGACACTCGGAGCTGCGGCGTTGTACGGATTTATATTGCCGGCGATTGAGCTGATATATCAGAAAGCAAAGCAGGCTGTTGATTTTCCGCTGGTGATGGAGATTCAAATGGTCATGGGTTTATTCGCCACTCTTTTCTGCACTGTGGGGATGCTCATCAACAAAGATTTCCAGGTATGCATCCTTGTTTTGTTTAACCCTAAGTTTCTACgtagttaaaaataattagttaGCTTTGCATGCATGCCATGCTTAGTTAATTGTGAACTTGGTATTCAGGACTGTTTGGAcaaattcatttttaaaaaataataccttattttttctataaaaaacacaaatataaaaataaaaataaaatgaatttgtTCCTTCTCATTTTTTTAACTCACAATATGGTATAAGTAATATATGAGttcatgaaatattattaaaacacCATATATATGTCAATTTATATATTCACTAATTCgttaaaaatgataattttactAGATTTCAAAATTTACCTGAAACcacttgaaaatattttaaaccgTGAGGtagatttgtaatttctttggGATTGATTTTAGGGGCCGTGGTCAAAGAAAACGGAATCTTCTTTTTAACAATGGAATCTCGTTATCACTATTACTAGCTGTCTcccaaattcaaattattttcatcAGTAAAACAAAGTCACACATGTCACATCTGGTTGAACTTTTTCTAATTGCAAATAAAAGTCACCTTTTTTGAATTAAGGTATCTGTAAAATTTGGGGCCTGACAAATTTTTTGTCATTCATAAGGAAAATGGAAGCGAAATAACCTTTTTTATTGGGTCAGGTTCAGGTATATGTAAGTCTTGTAGCCTAACAACTTCTGGTCACTCACTAAAACCTAGTTGGTAGAAATTGTGGCTGGACTACCGACTGTATATAACAACTTCCGGCGGTTTTATCAGTCACAAACAAAACACCGTCACTAGGAGCCTGTTTGTTTCGGGCTTGTCGGGACTTAAaagtgtttataattttaaactgaaaaatatttttttttgtgataagTCAAAAATTGACTTAAAGTCATGAATAAGTAGGGAAActgacttatttttattaaattttattttattattatatttttaataactcataataaGTTAAAATCGTCTAAACAGACAGCTAATAAACTCTCAGCTAATTATATTAAGTCATATTAagttataaatcataattttcagTTGAGCGAAACGAATTACTTTTTTACATTCATATAAGAAATCTAGAACTAGTAGCTTGTAACGGTAAAAAGAAGGCAAAGATGATTAAATCAGTCGCTTGCAATCTCAGACCCGGCTTAACTGCACGAGTCTGAATTCATTCATTCCTACAAGTCTAAAGAAGTTGTCTATTATGAGTAGATGGGAGAGTAAATAAGGGAAGAGTTGGGTGAGCTAGTGGCGCGCACACAAGGGACCAATATTCAAGTTGATCAGGACAATTCAAACCACTGCAATCTAACTATTAAATC
This genomic window contains:
- the LOC108227974 gene encoding purine permease 1-like, with translation MENKEAETDASLHETEVSVLSPSTRKMLLIISCISLSIGNCGGPLIMRLYFIHGGNRIWLSSWLITAGWPLIIIVLIAAFYHRRATTGDYTSKLFNMKLRLILASAVVGGLTGVDNYLFSYGIAKLPVSTSALVIASQLAFTAGFAYLLVKQKFTSFSINAVVLLTIGSGVLALHTSSDRPEGESKKEYILGFVLTLGAAALYGFILPAIELIYQKAKQAVDFPLVMEIQMVMGLFATLFCTVGMLINKDFQAIPREARNFDLGETKYYVVLVCSGIIWQFFFIGAGGVIFCASSLLSGIIIAVLLPVIEVLAVIFFKEKFQAEKGVALVLSLWGFVSYFYGEFKHSKNAEKKAEAEMELQINRTALP